CAAAGGCCATAATCGCGATACCGACTGGTTTTCAATTATTGATGGTGAATGGCCGCAGATTGATCGCGCACTGCAACGCTGGCTTGCCGCCGACAACTTCACGGCCGATGGCAAGCAGCGTCACTCCCTGGCATCACTTCGCGCTTAACGTTTTTTCTTTTTGCCTTGCACCGCTTTGAAACGCGGATTGGATTTACAGATCACATATAAACGCCCCTTGCGCCGGACAATCTGGCAGTCAGGGTGGCGTTGTTTCGCACTGCGCAATGAATTCAGCACCTGCATCACTTACTCCTTTTTATCGCTAAAAAAGCGACCGTAGCGTTGCTGGAAACGTGCCGCGCTGCCTTCGTTAGCAATCACTTTTTGTTTGCCGGTGTAATAAGGATGCGACGCCGACGAAACGTCGATGGTGACGTACGGATAGGTCACGCCTTCCAGTTCGATTTCGCGTTCCGTTTTAATGGTTGAACCCACTTTAAAGTACTCGTTGGCGCTGGTGTCGTGGAACACCACCGTACGATAGTGAGGATGGATATCAGCTTTCATGATTCACTCATCTGTTTTGTTATAACATAACAAAAGTCTATCGAAGTTATTTCTCCATTTCAAGCCATCCGCGTTATGCGTTTTTCGCAAAAGCACGTGATCCTGCGCGGACATAAATTAGAAAAGAACGTTATTGGTTGAATTGTTGCCCCTGAGGCAAGCTGTCCTCACACCTGACGAAGAGGAAGAAGAAAATGCGCTGTTGTTGTCCCCGAACCCTGAACCTGACCAGAACACGATTATTGACTGCCTTCGGAGAACACAATGAACGCAACGACGTTACCGATCCTCGATCTTTCCCGCTATACGCACGGCGCTGAGCGCGAACGCTTTCTTGCCGATCTGCGCCACGCTGCGCGTGATATCGGTTTCTTCTACCTGATTAACCACGGCGTCGATGACGCACTGCTACACGCCGTCCAGCAAGAATCCCGACGTTTTTTCGCCCTGACTGATGAGCAAAAACAGCAAGTGGGGATGATCCACTCCCCCCATTTTCGTGGCTATAACCGCGCCGCTTCAGAGATAACCCGCGGGCAGCCGGACTGGCGCGAGCAGTTCGATATTGGCGCGGAA
The Kosakonia oryzae genome window above contains:
- the ykgO gene encoding type B 50S ribosomal protein L36 — its product is MQVLNSLRSAKQRHPDCQIVRRKGRLYVICKSNPRFKAVQGKKKKR
- a CDS encoding type B 50S ribosomal protein L31 yields the protein MKADIHPHYRTVVFHDTSANEYFKVGSTIKTEREIELEGVTYPYVTIDVSSASHPYYTGKQKVIANEGSAARFQQRYGRFFSDKKE